From a region of the Acidimicrobiales bacterium genome:
- a CDS encoding LysR family transcriptional regulator: MVNEGRSTPLLPNITVQQLEYLVAAADSGTHAEAAASLGVSPSALSQGLAELGRKLGMELFERVGRAVTLRDEAEPVLAHARLVVAQTTALAAYTNAAGQGRTGRVRVGMIDVAAVHHLAPTLHAIRRDSPDVELHLTVAPSSQLLTQLEAGTLDIAVAVKPRSFGSELEAADIIVEPLHVYAGATVAPTGRPVDPADASTWGPWVGFPAASHTRQVIAAALRTLGAAYDVVAESNQPDVLKEMAALGLGMVVLPAVQAETAPRPLQRLVAEPLTQRTLSVVRRKSANPTAAAAEVHTRLSS, encoded by the coding sequence ATGGTGAACGAAGGCCGCTCCACTCCCCTGTTGCCGAACATCACCGTTCAGCAGCTCGAGTACCTGGTTGCAGCGGCCGACAGCGGAACCCACGCGGAGGCGGCCGCATCACTTGGCGTGTCGCCCTCGGCGCTCAGCCAGGGGCTGGCCGAACTGGGTCGCAAGCTGGGTATGGAACTGTTCGAGCGCGTGGGGCGGGCCGTGACGCTGCGCGACGAGGCAGAACCCGTGCTGGCCCACGCCCGCCTGGTGGTCGCCCAGACGACGGCCCTGGCCGCGTACACCAACGCAGCGGGCCAGGGCCGAACGGGGCGCGTCAGAGTAGGCATGATCGACGTCGCCGCGGTGCACCACTTGGCACCCACGCTGCACGCAATCCGGCGCGATTCGCCCGACGTCGAACTGCACCTGACCGTCGCACCCAGCAGCCAACTGTTGACCCAACTGGAAGCCGGAACGCTCGACATCGCTGTGGCGGTGAAACCCCGATCGTTCGGTAGTGAACTCGAGGCCGCGGACATCATCGTCGAACCCCTGCACGTCTACGCCGGGGCGACGGTTGCGCCGACGGGGCGACCGGTCGACCCCGCCGACGCAAGCACCTGGGGGCCTTGGGTTGGCTTTCCGGCTGCGTCGCATACGCGCCAGGTGATCGCGGCTGCACTGCGCACACTGGGCGCCGCCTACGACGTCGTCGCCGAATCGAATCAGCCAGACGTGTTGAAGGAGATGGCCGCGCTAGGCCTGGGAATGGTCGTGCTGCCCGCGGTGCAGGCAGAGACGGCTCCACGCCCCCTCCAACGCCTGGTGGCAGAACCCCTGACACAGCGCACCCTCAGCGTCGTGCGCCGAAAGTCTGCCAACCCGACCGCAGCAGCGGCCGAGGTACACACCAGGCTCAGCTCCTGA
- a CDS encoding inositol-3-phosphate synthase encodes MTERTAREIAPATGKLGVLTPGMGAVASTFIAGVIAARQGLKPPIGSVSQMAHIRLGQKEDSRNPLIREFVPLAELDDLVFGGWDPLSSNALEAARTCGVLEERDLAPLAAELEGIVAMDAVFSREWVSRLDGVRVKPQTNKWDQAMALMADIEAFRTENGCDRLVMVWCGSTEAYSEPAPCHATIESFEQGLKDDDPAIAPSQIYAYAALQSDVPFANGAPNLSVDLPCMIQLAEQRGVPVAGKDFKTGQTLMKTLLAPGLKARMLGMRGWYSTNILGNRDGEVLDAPENFKSKEVSKLGVLDTILQPTVYPDLYGNIDHVVRINYYPPRGDNKEGWDNIDIFGWLGYPMQIKVDFLCRDSILAAPIVLDLALFMDLAARAGESGVQEWLSFYLKAPQQRGEADIEHDLFIQQTKLKNTLREWMGEEPVTHSEAG; translated from the coding sequence ATGACAGAACGCACCGCACGCGAAATCGCTCCCGCCACCGGCAAGCTCGGCGTCCTCACCCCGGGCATGGGTGCCGTCGCTTCGACCTTCATCGCAGGCGTGATCGCCGCCCGTCAGGGCCTCAAGCCGCCTATCGGTTCGGTCAGCCAGATGGCCCACATCCGGTTGGGCCAAAAAGAAGACAGCCGCAACCCGCTGATTCGTGAGTTCGTGCCGCTGGCCGAGCTCGACGACCTCGTGTTCGGCGGCTGGGACCCGCTGTCGTCAAACGCCCTCGAGGCCGCGCGTACTTGTGGCGTGCTCGAAGAGCGAGACCTGGCACCTCTGGCAGCCGAGCTCGAGGGCATCGTGGCCATGGACGCGGTGTTCTCTCGCGAATGGGTCAGCCGTCTCGATGGGGTCAGGGTGAAGCCCCAGACCAACAAGTGGGACCAGGCCATGGCACTGATGGCCGACATCGAGGCGTTCCGCACCGAGAACGGCTGTGACCGGCTGGTGATGGTGTGGTGCGGGTCGACCGAGGCCTACTCCGAACCTGCCCCATGCCACGCCACCATCGAATCATTCGAACAGGGCCTGAAAGACGACGACCCCGCCATCGCCCCCAGCCAGATCTACGCGTATGCAGCGCTGCAGAGCGACGTGCCGTTCGCCAACGGTGCACCCAACCTGTCGGTCGATCTGCCCTGCATGATCCAGCTGGCCGAGCAGAGGGGAGTGCCCGTCGCGGGCAAAGACTTCAAGACCGGGCAAACCCTGATGAAGACGCTGCTGGCCCCGGGCCTGAAGGCTCGCATGCTGGGCATGCGCGGCTGGTACTCGACCAACATCTTGGGCAACCGAGATGGCGAGGTGCTCGATGCCCCCGAGAACTTCAAGAGCAAGGAAGTGTCCAAGCTGGGCGTCCTCGACACCATCCTTCAGCCGACGGTGTACCCCGACCTGTACGGGAACATCGACCACGTGGTTCGCATCAACTACTACCCGCCCCGCGGCGACAACAAGGAGGGCTGGGACAACATCGACATCTTCGGTTGGCTCGGCTACCCAATGCAGATCAAGGTCGATTTCTTGTGCCGCGACTCGATCTTGGCCGCGCCGATCGTGCTCGACCTGGCACTGTTCATGGACCTGGCGGCTCGCGCCGGCGAAAGCGGCGTGCAAGAGTGGCTCAGCTTCTATCTGAAGGCTCCTCAGCAGAGGGGCGAGGCCGACATCGAGCACGATCTGTTCATCCAGCAGACCAAGCTCAAGAACACGCTGCGCGAGTGGATGGGCGAAGAACCGGTCACGCACAGCGAAGCCGGCTGA
- a CDS encoding mandelate racemase/muconate lactonizing enzyme family protein, giving the protein MKLKSATAFAIRTPPPNFGGYFWFFVRLETDDGIVGWGETAVLFSLYKMPRSYEALVAEVFARYLEGEDPLNREVLNKRMYNGLSSQHSDYFLAGIISAFDVAMWDICGKHFGAPVADLMGGRFRERIRTYTYLYDLDAEGDLSASTRNWSREPSKVGEVAARIIDEGFTAVKLDPVPFKLPGGLPIEPTELTPEVYDRSEAVIAAIREAVGNRADILIGTHGQITPSVSRRLAARLEKYDPLWLEEPCPPENMDEMARIAASTSIPVATGERLSHVHDFQRLFAAGACAFAQPDMGSCGGLTAGKQIATLAEPHYVLLAPHVWGGPVITAAAMQLDAAIPNFLIQESIYKSRGFFDQIVVEPFEWEAGDLLLTDRPGIGIELNPEALERYRI; this is encoded by the coding sequence ATGAAGCTGAAGTCGGCCACAGCATTTGCCATTCGTACCCCACCACCAAACTTCGGCGGCTACTTCTGGTTCTTCGTCAGGCTCGAAACCGACGACGGCATCGTCGGCTGGGGCGAAACGGCCGTGTTGTTCTCGCTCTACAAGATGCCCCGCAGCTACGAGGCCCTCGTCGCCGAGGTGTTCGCTCGCTACCTCGAAGGCGAGGATCCGCTGAACCGCGAAGTCCTCAACAAGCGCATGTACAACGGCCTGTCGTCGCAGCATTCCGACTATTTCCTCGCCGGCATCATCAGCGCCTTCGATGTCGCCATGTGGGACATATGCGGCAAACACTTCGGCGCGCCCGTGGCCGATCTGATGGGCGGACGATTCCGCGAACGCATCCGCACCTACACATATCTGTACGACCTCGACGCCGAGGGCGATCTGTCGGCCTCGACCCGCAACTGGTCGCGCGAACCGTCAAAGGTGGGCGAGGTGGCAGCGCGAATAATCGACGAGGGTTTCACCGCCGTGAAGCTCGACCCTGTGCCGTTCAAGCTGCCGGGCGGGCTGCCGATCGAACCCACCGAGTTGACCCCCGAGGTATACGACCGCTCGGAGGCGGTGATCGCCGCCATCCGCGAGGCGGTCGGCAACCGCGCAGACATCCTGATAGGCACCCACGGCCAGATCACCCCGTCGGTGTCTCGCCGCCTGGCGGCCCGGCTCGAGAAATACGATCCGCTGTGGCTCGAAGAGCCGTGCCCGCCCGAGAACATGGACGAGATGGCGCGGATCGCTGCCTCGACATCGATTCCGGTCGCAACCGGCGAGCGGCTGTCTCACGTACACGACTTCCAGCGCTTGTTCGCAGCTGGGGCGTGCGCGTTCGCCCAACCTGACATGGGCAGCTGCGGGGGCCTGACCGCAGGCAAACAGATCGCGACACTGGCCGAGCCGCACTATGTGCTGCTGGCGCCCCACGTTTGGGGCGGCCCTGTTATTACAGCAGCGGCCATGCAACTGGACGCGGCCATACCCAACTTCTTGATCCAGGAGAGCATCTACAAGTCGAGAGGATTCTTCGACCAGATCGTCGTCGAACCCTTCGAGTGGGAAGCCGGCGACCTCCTGTTGACCGACCGACCGGGCATAGGCATCGAGCTGAACCCCGAAGCCCTCGAGCGCTACCGCATCTGA
- a CDS encoding EAL domain-containing protein: MRRDASAVFVWVDDNTTTLLGWTNDDLLGTPATKLIHPDDLDRAVEGWLSMLGGADSEPTRLRYRDVSGAYRWFEVHNTSHLADPALAYVESELIDIDAEMTALAKVRDTELQFSTLTSSLPVGVLQLNSKGDVAFANEWMHELTGCDDSTIRQLEWMPLESRVRFATEVQAALGSGEDSEIEVEVTDAHGEARVCRFRIRSVSTMSKRLGVIASVEDITDSLALQQQLKVQALTDPLTELPNRRALHEWLIAQEGGTSVALFFIDLDQFKIVNDGMGHDFGDELLAAVAELIRQYVRPNDFVARLGGDEFVVGSVGIEDRSQAAEIAARILRSLHRPVIVDQRPVSLGCSIGIAIGMVGRTPPHELVSNADLAMYEAKHSGGNRYAFFDPEQRVGVLRRLRHEAEIRTSLNEGRFELYLQPVVELETGATIGFESLVRWNHPELGVLAPAEFIGIAENSGLIHALGIWIVDEACRLSAKLARCGHPSRVSVNVSPVQLATSTFTEVVHQAVARHSIEPSDLVLEVTETVFVEANEQLLMSLNSLVASGIHLAIDDFGTGYSSLNHLRLLPIQVVKIDRSYTAEMETDAGTAAIIQTMIDLSRRLGQQIVVEGIETTSQARLLYQFGVRYGQGYLFGRPAPVAEVLARLGQVSETR; the protein is encoded by the coding sequence ATGCGAAGGGATGCGAGCGCTGTCTTTGTGTGGGTCGATGACAACACCACAACTCTGCTGGGCTGGACCAACGACGACCTGCTCGGCACACCGGCGACCAAGCTCATCCACCCCGACGATCTCGACCGCGCCGTCGAAGGTTGGCTGTCGATGCTGGGAGGCGCCGACAGCGAACCGACGAGGCTTCGGTACCGTGATGTTTCGGGTGCCTACCGCTGGTTCGAGGTTCACAACACCAGCCACCTAGCCGACCCAGCGCTGGCCTATGTCGAGTCCGAGCTGATCGACATCGATGCCGAGATGACGGCGCTTGCGAAGGTGCGCGATACAGAGCTTCAGTTCTCGACTCTGACGTCGTCGCTACCCGTTGGTGTGCTGCAGCTGAACTCGAAGGGCGACGTCGCCTTCGCCAACGAGTGGATGCACGAACTGACCGGCTGCGATGACAGCACCATCAGACAGCTCGAGTGGATGCCGCTCGAGAGCCGCGTCCGGTTTGCGACAGAGGTCCAGGCGGCACTCGGCTCGGGCGAAGACAGCGAAATCGAGGTCGAGGTCACCGATGCCCACGGCGAGGCCCGGGTCTGTCGATTCCGCATACGGTCGGTGTCGACCATGTCGAAGCGTCTGGGCGTTATCGCCTCGGTCGAGGACATCACCGACAGCCTGGCTCTGCAGCAACAGCTGAAGGTGCAGGCCCTCACCGATCCCCTGACCGAACTCCCTAACCGTCGGGCGTTGCACGAGTGGCTCATCGCGCAAGAGGGCGGCACCAGCGTCGCCCTGTTCTTCATCGATCTCGACCAGTTCAAGATCGTCAACGACGGGATGGGCCACGACTTCGGCGACGAACTGCTGGCCGCGGTGGCCGAGCTCATCAGGCAATACGTGCGCCCCAACGACTTCGTCGCGAGGTTGGGCGGCGATGAGTTCGTGGTGGGCTCGGTTGGAATCGAAGACCGATCCCAGGCCGCCGAGATCGCGGCGCGGATTCTCAGGTCGCTGCACCGGCCCGTCATTGTCGACCAGCGCCCGGTATCGCTGGGTTGCAGCATCGGAATAGCAATTGGGATGGTGGGCCGAACACCCCCGCACGAGTTGGTGAGCAACGCAGATCTCGCCATGTACGAGGCCAAACACTCCGGCGGCAACCGGTACGCGTTCTTCGACCCCGAGCAACGGGTCGGGGTGCTCAGGCGGCTTCGCCACGAAGCCGAGATCAGAACGTCGCTGAACGAGGGCCGCTTCGAGCTGTACCTGCAACCCGTCGTGGAGCTGGAAACCGGTGCGACCATCGGCTTCGAATCGCTGGTGAGATGGAACCATCCCGAGCTGGGCGTGCTGGCGCCGGCCGAGTTCATCGGAATCGCAGAGAACAGCGGACTCATCCACGCGCTGGGAATCTGGATCGTCGACGAGGCCTGCCGACTGTCCGCGAAGTTGGCGCGATGTGGTCATCCGAGCCGGGTATCGGTCAACGTCTCGCCGGTGCAGCTGGCAACGAGCACCTTCACCGAGGTGGTGCACCAGGCGGTCGCCCGACACTCGATCGAGCCGAGCGATCTGGTGCTCGAGGTCACCGAGACGGTGTTCGTCGAGGCCAACGAACAGCTGCTGATGTCGCTGAACTCGTTGGTGGCCTCGGGAATCCATCTGGCGATCGACGACTTCGGCACCGGCTACTCGTCGCTGAATCATCTGAGGCTTCTGCCCATCCAGGTCGTCAAGATCGACCGCTCGTATACAGCAGAGATGGAGACCGACGCCGGAACGGCCGCCATCATCCAGACCATGATCGACCTGAGCCGTCGGCTTGGTCAGCAGATCGTGGTCGAGGGAATCGAGACCACAAGCCAGGCGAGGCTGCTGTACCAGTTCGGCGTCAGGTATGGCCAGGGCTATCTGTTCGGCAGGCCGGCGCCGGTGGCCGAGGTGCTGGCACGGTTGGGCCAGGTGTCGGAGACCCGATAG
- a CDS encoding DUF4397 domain-containing protein → MRLFRTLSMLLVGALVAALVSATSAGAQESPRIHLLHGIPDTDVDVYVGGSPVFEGFAFGDAQDLSAFAGTTLTDIEVRLAGTDTVAISVPSLALPSSGNYTAIAHLDAEGTPTISVFENDTSTIAAGEGRLVVRHTAAAPEVDIRAGGAVAFAAVPNGAEGAVDLAAGTVTADVVPAGADEPVVIGPADLPIAEGSSLIVYAVGSLEAETLTVLTESIDGLGSAPAAVNTGNSPVSDSGSGLVYAVAAALIAATAAFGVFRFRRDTI, encoded by the coding sequence ATGCGACTCTTCAGGACCCTTTCGATGCTGCTGGTCGGCGCCTTGGTTGCCGCCCTCGTGTCGGCTACATCCGCCGGCGCCCAGGAATCACCACGGATCCATCTCCTGCACGGGATCCCCGACACCGACGTCGACGTGTACGTCGGCGGCTCGCCGGTGTTCGAGGGATTCGCGTTCGGCGACGCCCAGGACCTGTCGGCCTTTGCCGGCACCACGTTGACCGACATCGAGGTTCGCCTGGCGGGCACCGACACGGTCGCCATCAGTGTCCCGTCGCTGGCGCTGCCGTCGTCGGGTAACTACACGGCCATCGCCCACCTCGATGCCGAAGGCACACCGACCATCTCTGTGTTCGAGAACGACACCAGCACCATCGCTGCCGGCGAGGGTCGCCTGGTCGTGCGCCACACCGCTGCCGCACCCGAGGTAGACATCCGCGCCGGCGGCGCGGTGGCGTTCGCCGCGGTGCCCAACGGCGCCGAGGGTGCTGTCGATCTCGCCGCAGGTACCGTCACCGCCGACGTTGTCCCGGCCGGAGCCGACGAGCCCGTTGTGATCGGTCCCGCCGATCTGCCAATCGCCGAGGGTTCGTCGCTGATCGTCTACGCGGTCGGCTCGCTCGAGGCCGAGACGCTGACGGTTCTGACCGAGTCCATCGATGGTCTCGGCTCGGCGCCAGCTGCCGTCAACACCGGTAACAGCCCAGTATCCGACAGTGGTTCTGGCCTGGTCTACGCCGTAGCTGCTGCACTGATTGCGGCCACCGCAGCCTTCGGTGTGTTCCGCTTCCGTCGCGACACCATCTGA
- a CDS encoding proline racemase family protein codes for MSAELEFVTGPIEIVGCHAEGEVGDVIVGGVEPPPGETIWEQSRWVANDGRLRSLVLNEPRGGVFRHFNLLVPPVSPEADVAFIIMEPEDTPPMSGSNSMCVATVVLETGIVAMTEPVTNLTMEAPGGLVRVVAQCSKGKVTSVQIRNVASFCAGVDRSLHVEGLATLRVDVAFGGDSFVMVDAADLDIDIVPDNGRRLAELGTRITAAANEQLGFGHPTTDWSHISFCQIAGPLQQQGKGRFAMTSTSVIEPGKLDRSPTGTGVSARMALLRHKGVMQVGDQLTMSSVIGSQFVGRIEADTTLGGLPAIVPSVEGRAWRTGTYCHQVDPSDPWPLGYRVSDTWPNRASTSATGAGLPNR; via the coding sequence GTGTCGGCTGAGCTCGAATTCGTCACCGGACCCATCGAAATCGTCGGATGTCATGCCGAAGGCGAGGTCGGCGACGTCATAGTCGGGGGCGTTGAGCCCCCGCCAGGGGAAACCATCTGGGAGCAATCGCGCTGGGTGGCCAATGACGGCCGCTTGCGGAGCCTGGTTCTGAACGAGCCCAGGGGCGGTGTGTTTCGGCATTTCAACCTGCTGGTACCGCCCGTTTCGCCCGAGGCCGACGTTGCCTTCATCATCATGGAGCCCGAGGACACGCCGCCGATGTCGGGATCGAACTCGATGTGTGTGGCCACTGTGGTGCTCGAAACCGGAATCGTGGCGATGACCGAGCCGGTGACGAACCTGACGATGGAAGCCCCCGGTGGGCTTGTTCGGGTAGTGGCCCAATGCTCGAAGGGCAAGGTCACGTCGGTGCAGATCCGCAATGTGGCCTCGTTCTGCGCCGGAGTGGACCGGTCGCTGCATGTCGAGGGGCTAGCGACGTTGAGGGTCGATGTGGCGTTCGGCGGCGACAGCTTCGTGATGGTCGACGCTGCCGATCTCGACATCGACATCGTGCCCGACAACGGCAGGCGGTTGGCCGAGTTGGGCACCCGCATAACGGCCGCCGCCAACGAACAGCTCGGCTTCGGTCATCCCACGACCGACTGGTCTCACATTTCGTTCTGCCAGATCGCAGGACCCCTCCAACAGCAGGGCAAGGGCCGCTTTGCCATGACCAGCACGTCAGTCATCGAGCCGGGCAAGCTCGACCGCTCGCCGACGGGCACCGGCGTGTCGGCGCGCATGGCGTTGCTGCGCCACAAGGGTGTCATGCAGGTCGGCGATCAGCTGACCATGAGTTCGGTTATCGGCTCACAGTTCGTCGGACGGATCGAAGCCGACACAACGTTGGGAGGGCTGCCGGCCATCGTTCCCTCGGTCGAGGGACGGGCATGGCGCACCGGCACCTATTGCCACCAGGTCGACCCGTCCGACCCGTGGCCTTTGGGCTATCGGGTCTCCGACACCTGGCCCAACCGTGCCAGCACCTCGGCCACCGGCGCCGGCCTGCCGAACAGATAG
- a CDS encoding sigma-70 family RNA polymerase sigma factor, whose amino-acid sequence MTDADLDELVRRFVAGDAQALEQVISVHGASIQRFCSRSVGPDHAADVAQETFVAAWRSHHRFEPSRGGLGGWLTGIARNKIKDHLRRRTVALVSDPMVLEPSTNTHAVPADDIDRLAEKMVVASAIEQLPDRMRKHVELAFFGEQTHDQISELTGTPLGTVKSDIRRGLQRLRAELEGLDATL is encoded by the coding sequence GTGACCGACGCCGATCTCGACGAACTGGTCAGACGATTCGTCGCCGGAGATGCACAGGCCCTCGAGCAGGTCATCTCGGTGCACGGTGCCTCGATCCAGCGCTTCTGTAGCCGCTCGGTCGGACCAGACCACGCGGCCGACGTCGCCCAGGAGACATTTGTGGCGGCATGGCGGTCGCACCACAGGTTCGAACCGTCGCGAGGCGGGCTCGGCGGGTGGCTCACCGGTATCGCCCGCAACAAGATCAAGGACCACCTCCGCCGGCGAACGGTGGCCCTGGTGTCAGATCCGATGGTTCTGGAACCGTCGACGAACACTCACGCAGTGCCCGCCGACGACATCGACCGGCTGGCCGAGAAGATGGTGGTGGCCAGCGCCATCGAACAGCTGCCAGACCGGATGCGCAAGCATGTCGAGCTAGCGTTCTTCGGCGAACAAACCCACGATCAGATCTCCGAACTGACGGGTACTCCGTTGGGTACGGTCAAGAGCGACATCAGGCGCGGTCTGCAAAGGCTGCGAGCCGAGCTGGAGGGTCTCGATGCAACACTTTGA
- a CDS encoding acetyl-CoA C-acetyltransferase — MSTFGRDAVICEPLRTPVGRFGGMFRDVPAAKLASTVIEALVARTGIDPAGVDDVIFAQCYPTGEAPAIGRVAALDAGFPVEVPGIQIDRRCGSGLQAIVYAAMMVQTGAAEMCIAGGAESMSGAEFYALDMRWGAGNQGVHLHDRLTRGRVTAGGQFHPVPGGMIETAENLRKDYSIPRQEQDELAVRSHLRAVAAQTEGRFADEIVPVEVGDGVIDADEHPRADSSVEKLAKLRPIMGRQDPDATVTAGNASGQNDGASACIVTTMDEAERLGLKPFARIVSWGLAGVDPARMGIGPVPATTKALNLAGLSMADMDLIELNEAFAAQVLACTRAFQFGSADFDRLNVNGSGISLGHPVGATGGRIAATLLREMDRRQVRYGLETMCIGGGQGIAAVFERTT; from the coding sequence ATGAGCACCTTTGGTCGAGACGCAGTGATCTGCGAGCCGCTCCGCACGCCGGTGGGCCGCTTCGGCGGCATGTTCCGTGATGTGCCCGCTGCGAAGCTGGCGTCGACGGTTATCGAGGCTCTGGTGGCCCGCACGGGCATAGACCCGGCCGGGGTCGACGATGTCATCTTCGCCCAGTGTTATCCCACGGGCGAGGCTCCGGCCATCGGGCGCGTTGCCGCACTCGACGCCGGGTTCCCGGTCGAGGTCCCCGGAATCCAAATCGATCGACGCTGCGGGTCTGGGCTGCAGGCCATCGTCTATGCGGCGATGATGGTCCAGACCGGGGCCGCCGAGATGTGCATCGCAGGTGGCGCCGAGTCCATGAGCGGCGCAGAGTTCTACGCCCTCGACATGCGCTGGGGCGCGGGCAACCAGGGTGTGCACCTGCACGACAGACTCACCCGGGGTCGCGTCACCGCTGGTGGCCAGTTCCACCCGGTTCCCGGCGGCATGATCGAGACCGCCGAGAACCTGCGCAAGGACTATTCGATTCCGCGCCAAGAGCAGGACGAACTGGCGGTGCGCAGCCACTTGCGGGCCGTGGCCGCCCAGACAGAGGGTCGTTTCGCCGACGAGATCGTGCCCGTCGAGGTGGGCGATGGTGTCATCGACGCCGACGAGCACCCCAGGGCCGACAGCTCGGTCGAAAAGCTGGCCAAGCTGAGGCCCATCATGGGGCGCCAGGACCCCGACGCCACCGTCACCGCAGGTAACGCCTCGGGTCAAAACGACGGCGCCTCGGCCTGCATCGTCACCACCATGGACGAGGCCGAGAGGTTGGGTCTCAAGCCCTTTGCCCGCATCGTGTCGTGGGGCCTCGCCGGCGTCGACCCGGCTCGCATGGGCATAGGCCCGGTGCCGGCCACCACAAAGGCGCTCAACCTGGCCGGCCTGTCCATGGCAGACATGGACCTGATCGAGCTGAACGAGGCATTCGCGGCCCAGGTGCTGGCATGCACACGCGCCTTCCAGTTCGGCTCTGCCGATTTCGACCGCTTGAACGTGAACGGTTCTGGCATCTCGCTGGGCCACCCGGTGGGCGCCACCGGAGGGCGCATAGCCGCGACCCTGCTGCGCGAGATGGACCGCCGCCAGGTTCGCTACGGCCTCGAGACCATGTGCATCGGCGGTGGCCAGGGCATTGCGGCCGTCTTCGAGCGCACCACCTGA
- a CDS encoding anti-sigma factor codes for MQHFDDDRLLGALRGGLDEPAGDEDLEFADRVGRLARDARSEGLFDPAPAIDARAMAAAVHSAVAADATAPMTEGAEILAMRSRRGMGWLKRPGLIGAAAAALVVAAGLAAIVFNGQDDSRLLASADLDLLGDSGGAMAELIEVDDHLEIRLDTAGLSDPAVASGDGYLEVWMLAPDVSGLISLGPVREDGLYRLPDGFNPATMPVVDVSLEHFDGDPTHSGNSLVRGQLDL; via the coding sequence ATGCAACACTTTGACGACGACCGCCTGCTCGGCGCCCTGCGCGGCGGGCTCGACGAGCCTGCAGGTGATGAAGACCTCGAGTTTGCCGACCGGGTCGGCAGGCTTGCCCGTGACGCTCGGTCCGAAGGGTTGTTCGACCCCGCGCCCGCTATCGATGCCCGAGCGATGGCGGCCGCAGTTCATTCGGCAGTAGCGGCCGATGCCACCGCTCCCATGACCGAGGGGGCCGAGATCCTCGCCATGCGTTCGCGCCGGGGGATGGGATGGCTGAAGAGGCCAGGGCTGATCGGTGCGGCCGCGGCCGCGTTGGTGGTTGCCGCCGGCCTTGCAGCCATCGTGTTCAATGGCCAGGACGACTCGCGGCTGCTGGCCAGCGCCGACCTCGACCTGCTGGGCGACAGCGGAGGCGCCATGGCCGAGTTGATCGAAGTCGACGATCACCTCGAGATCCGGCTCGACACGGCTGGTCTCAGCGACCCGGCCGTCGCATCGGGCGATGGTTACCTCGAGGTATGGATGCTGGCTCCTGACGTGTCGGGCCTCATCTCTCTGGGGCCGGTCCGGGAGGATGGCCTGTATCGGCTGCCCGACGGGTTCAACCCCGCAACCATGCCGGTGGTCGACGTGTCGCTCGAGCATTTCGACGGTGATCCCACCCACTCGGGCAACAGCTTGGTGAGGGGCCAACTCGATCTGTGA
- a CDS encoding class F sortase: MRPRIWFPIKTVRSALAHVLAIVLVLGIAGVVVRSLVDPAATSERSAAGSTSRGIGESLPTVPAEVPRPGPLTNSDSSGDANADDESSQADSQALLLANAAVPLPSRLGVPEVDEGPVPVRMEFEDVDASADIIAAGVDDAGEFDVPPASQIGWYRFGPAPGQDGSAVLAAHIAFNGRDGVFRYLDEAEVGDRFTIEFSDGSASEFEVTETAQYAKDDLPSERVFARSGSPSVALITCGGAFDSAESSYEDNVVVYAEPVR; the protein is encoded by the coding sequence ATGAGACCCCGCATCTGGTTTCCGATCAAGACGGTCAGGTCTGCCCTGGCCCATGTATTGGCGATCGTCTTGGTGTTGGGAATCGCAGGGGTCGTGGTCAGGTCTCTCGTCGACCCCGCAGCGACGAGTGAGCGGTCAGCGGCAGGCTCTACGTCTCGTGGCATTGGCGAGAGCCTCCCGACGGTCCCGGCCGAGGTGCCCCGGCCGGGACCCCTGACCAACTCCGACAGTTCCGGAGACGCCAACGCCGATGACGAGTCGTCTCAGGCCGATTCGCAGGCTCTGCTGCTGGCAAACGCTGCGGTTCCGCTGCCCTCGAGGCTTGGTGTGCCCGAGGTCGACGAAGGCCCCGTGCCGGTGCGGATGGAGTTCGAAGATGTCGATGCCAGCGCAGACATAATTGCAGCTGGCGTGGACGATGCAGGCGAGTTCGATGTGCCGCCGGCATCGCAGATCGGTTGGTATCGGTTCGGACCGGCTCCAGGCCAGGACGGTTCGGCCGTTCTGGCTGCCCACATCGCCTTCAACGGCCGCGACGGTGTGTTCAGATACCTCGACGAGGCCGAGGTCGGCGACCGCTTCACAATCGAGTTCTCCGACGGGTCTGCCAGCGAGTTCGAGGTCACCGAAACGGCCCAGTACGCCAAAGACGATCTCCCCTCCGAACGTGTCTTCGCACGCAGTGGCTCACCATCGGTGGCGCTGATCACCTGTGGAGGCGCGTTCGATTCGGCCGAGTCGAGCTACGAGGACAACGTGGTCGTCTACGCGGAGCCGGTCCGATGA